From the Bombus pascuorum chromosome 7, iyBomPasc1.1, whole genome shotgun sequence genome, one window contains:
- the LOC132908605 gene encoding 2-oxoglutarate dehydrogenase complex component E1 isoform X3, which translates to MYKARTLFSTLAPLAPRMCRPERFASWLVRSHPLTRTTQVIVTEPIRKYSKVATEPFLNGSSSTYVEEMYNAWLQDPHSVHVSWDSFFRSSTAGAAPGLAYQAPPSLAPSHNQVPLGALLPLGGGTQLSQIPVNEKIIDDHLAVQAIIRSYQIRGHHIAKLDPLGINSADLDDRHPQELLYNHYSFEESDMDRIFKLPSTTFIGGKEKSLPLREILKRLEAAYCGHIGVEFMFINSLEQCNWIRQKMETPGIMEMTNDERRLILARLTRATGFEAFLARKWSSEKRFGLEGCEILIPAMKQVIDKSTELGVESIVMGMPHRGRLNVLANVCRKPLSQIFTQFAALEAADDGSGDVKYHLGTYIERLNRVTNKNIRLAVVANPSHLEAVDPVVQGKTRAEQFYRGDGEGKKVMSILLHGDAAFCGQGIVFETMHLSDLPDYTTHGTIHIVVNNQIGFTTDPRHSRSSPYCTDVARVVNAPIFHVNSDDPEAVMHVCKVAAEWRATFHKDVVIDIVSYRRNGHNEIDEPMFTQPLMYRKIRNTPPVLDIYAKSLIDDSVVSPEEVKDVKDKYEKICEEAYVNARQETHIKYKDWLDSPWSGFFEGKDPLKVSPTGIKEDTLIHIGKKFSSPPPNAAEFVVHKGIERILKSRMEMIEARTVDWALGEAMAFGSLLKEGIHVRLSGQDVERGTFSHRHHVLHHQTVDKATYRPLCYLYPDQAPYTVCNSSLSEFGVLGFELGYSMTNPNALVCWEAQFGDFNNTAQCIIDQFISSGQAKWVRQSGLVMLQPHGLEGMGPEHSSARLERFLQMSADDPDYFPPESEEFAVRQLHDSNWIVANCSTPANYFHILRRQIALPFRKPLILMTPKSLLRHPEAKSSFDLMLENTEFLRVIPEEGVASQNPSNVKRIIFCSGKVYYDLKKARAEKKLDDKVAIVRVEQISPFPYDLVKKEAAKYANAELVWAQEEHKNQGAWTYIQPRFHTALNGTRPVFSGNTSYDSRGSGGWFSGWFSSTKPTNVSESQSIESNKPKQRTLRYVGRPTGASPATGSKMQHLKELKQLLDDSFDV; encoded by the exons ATGTATAAGGCAAGGACCCTATTTAGTACATTGGCGCCTTTAGCGCCACGAATGTGCAGGCCTGAAAGGTTTGCATCATGGTTGGTTCGAAGCCATCCTCTGACAAGGACCACACAGGTGATAGTTACCGAACCAATTAGAAAGTATAGCAAGGTAGCCACAGAACCTTTTCTCAATGGCAGTTCCAGCACTTATGTAGAAGAAATGTATAATGCATGGCTACAAGATCCTCATAGTGTACATGTG tctTGGGACTCATTTTTTCGCAGTAGTACTGCTGGAGCTGCACCAGGTCTTGCATATCAGGCGCCTCCTTCTCTTGCTCCAAGTCATAACCAAGTTCCATTAGGAGCATTATTACCACTTGGTGGAGGTACACAATTGAGCCAAATACCTGTTAATGAAAAGATCATTGATGATCACCTGGCTGTTCAAGCTATTATTCGTTCTTATCAG ATTCGTGGCCATCATATCGCTAAATTGGATCCACTTGGCATCAACAGCGCTGATCTTGATGATAGACACCCACAAGAGTTGCTCTATAATCATTACTCATTCG AGGAATCCGATATGGATCGTATTTTCAAGTTGCCATCCACCACTTTTATTGGTGGCAAAGAAAAATCATTGCCCCTTCGTGAAATCTTAAAAAGACTAGAAGCTGCTTACTGCGGCCACATCGGTGTGGAATTCATGTTTATCAATTCTTTGGAACAATGCAATTGGATTCGACAAAAAATGGAGACTCCTGGTATTATGGAGATGACGAATGATGAAAGAAGACTTATTTTGGCTAGATTAACTCGCGCAACTgg ATTTGAAGCATTCCTTGCACGTAAGTGGTCATCTGAGAAAAGATTTGGATTGGAAGGATGTGAAATTCTGATTCCTGCTATGAAGCAGGTAATTGATAAATCAACTGAGTTAGGAGTTGAATCTATTGTCATGGGTATGCCTCATCGTGGCCGTTTAAATGTCCTTGCTAACGTTTGTCGTAAGCCCTTGAGTCAAATATTCACTCAATTTGCGGCTCTCGAAGCAGCTGACGAT GGTTCTGGTGATGTTAAATATCATTTGGGAACATACATTGAACGTTTGAATCGAGtaacaaacaaaaacattCGTTTAGCTGTTGTGGCGAATCCATCTCATTTAGAAGCTGTTGATCCAGTAGTACAAGGAAAGACTCGTGCAGAACAATTTTATCGCGGTGATGGCGAAGGCAAGAAG GTCATGTCTATTCTTCTGCATGGTGATGCTGCATTCTGTGGGCAGGGTATTGTTTTTGAAACAATGCACTTGTCAGACTTGCCAGATTATACAACTCATGGTACTATTCATATTGTGGTGAATAATCAAATTGGATTTACTACAGATCCAAGACATTCACGATCCTCTCCATATTGTACTG ATGTTGCAAGAGTAGTGAACGCACCCATTTTCCATGTAAATTCGGATGATCCTGAGGCAGTAATGCATGTTTGTAAAGTTGCTGCAGAATGGAGAGCAACTTTCCATAAAGATGTTGTTATTGATATTGTATCATACAGACGAAATGGTCACAATGAGATTGACGAACCTATGTTTACACAGCCTTTGATGTATCGCAAAATTAGAAATACTCCACCAGTTCTAGACATATATGCCAAAAGTCTTATTGATGATAGTGTCGTTTCTCCCGAAGAAGTTAAG GATGTTAAAGATAAATATGAGAAAATTTGTGAAGAAGCATATGTCAATGCTAGACAAGAAACACATATTAAGTACAAAGATTGGTTGGATTCTCCATGGTCCGGTTTCTTTGAAGGGAAAGATCCTTTAAAAGTATCTCCTACCGGTATTAAAGAAGACACACTCATTCATATTGGAAAAAAATTCTCTTCACCACCACCCAACGCGGCTGAATTTGTGGTTCATAAAG GTATCGAACGTATTTTGAAATCTCGTATGGAAATGATAGAAGCGCGAACAGTTGATTGGGCTCTTGGAGAAGCTATGGCCTTTGGTTCTCTACTTAAAGAGGGTATTCATGTTAGATTATCAGGTCAAGATGTAGAAAGAGGAACTTTTTCACACAGACATCATGTTCTCCATCATCAAACTGTGGATAAAGCTACTTACAGACCACTGTGTTATCTTTACCCAGATCAAGCTCCATATACTGTATGCAATAGTTCTTTATCAGAGTTTGGTGTACTTG GATTTGAATTAGGTTATTCTATGACTAATCCTAATGCGCTAGTGTGCTGGGAAGCACAATTTGGTGATTTCAATAACACAGCACAGTGCATAATTGATCAATTTATCAGCAGTGGTCAAGCTAAATGGGTACGTCAGTCTGGTCTTGTAATGTTACAACCTCACGGGCTTGAGGGAATG GGACCTGAACATTCCAGTGCCCGTTTGGAACGTTTCTTGCAAATGTCTGCTGATGACCCAGATTATTTCCCTCCTGAAAGCGAAGAATTCGCTGTGCGTCAGTTACACGATAGCAATTGGATTGTAGCCAATTGTAGTACACCAGCAAATTATTTCCATATTCTAAGAAGACAGATTGCATTGCCATTTAGGAAACCTTTGATTTTAATGACACCAAAATCATTGCTTCGTCATCCAGAAGCAAAGTCTAGTTTCGATTTGATGCTGGAAAATACAGAATTTCTTAGAGTGATACCAGAAGAAGGTGTAGCCTCTCAAAATCCCAGTAATGTTAAAAGGATAATTTTCTGCTCTGGTAAAGTTTATTACGATTTAAAGAAAGCACGCGCGGAGAAGAAATTGGACGATAAAGTCGCTATTGTGAGAGTCGAACAG atttcaCCTTTCCCATACGATTTAGTTAAGAAAGAAGCCGCTAAATATGCTAATGCAGAATTAGTATGGGCTCAAGAAGAACACAAAAATCAGGGTGCATGGACATACATTCAACCTAGATTTCATACAGCTTTGAATGGAACCCGTCCTGTATT CAGCGGAAATACGTCATACGACAGTAGGGGTAGCGGAGGGTGGTTTAGTGGTTGGTTCTCATCAACTAAACCAACGAATGTGTCCGAGTCGCAGTCAATAGAATCTAATAAACCCAAACAGAGAACATTAAG gtACGTTGGTCGCCCAACAGGTGCTTCACCCGCAACAGGAAGCAAAATGCAGCACCTCAAAGAACTAAAACAATTACTTGATGACTCCTTCGATGTTTAA
- the LOC132908605 gene encoding 2-oxoglutarate dehydrogenase complex component E1 isoform X5, translating to MYKARTLFSTLAPLAPRMCRPERFASWLVRSHPLTRTTQVIVTEPIRKYSKVATEPFLNGSSSTYVEEMYNAWLQDPHSVHVSWDSFFRSSTAGAAPGLAYQAPPSLAPSHNQVPLGALLPLGGGTQLSQIPVNEKIIDDHLAVQAIIRSYQARGHLVADLDPLGIMQTDLIHTHYAARKGSPEQVLRQYMLEESDMDRIFKLPSTTFIGGKEKSLPLREILKRLEAAYCGHIGVEFMFINSLEQCNWIRQKMETPGIMEMTNDERRLILARLTRATGFEAFLARKWSSEKRFGLEGCEILIPAMKQVIDKSTELGVESIVMGMPHRGRLNVLANVCRKPLSQIFTQFAALEAADDGSGDVKYHLGTYIERLNRVTNKNIRLAVVANPSHLEAVDPVVQGKTRAEQFYRGDGEGKKVMSILLHGDAAFCGQGIVFETMHLSDLPDYTTHGTIHIVVNNQIGFTTDPRHSRSSPYCTDVARVVNAPIFHVNSDDPEAVMHVCKVAAEWRATFHKDVVIDIVSYRRNGHNEIDEPMFTQPLMYRKIRNTPPVLDIYAKSLIDDSVVSPEEVKDVKDKYEKICEEAYVNARQETHIKYKDWLDSPWSGFFEGKDPLKVSPTGIKEDTLIHIGKKFSSPPPNAAEFVVHKGIERILKSRMEMIEARTVDWALGEAMAFGSLLKEGIHVRLSGQDVERGTFSHRHHVLHHQTVDKATYRPLCYLYPDQAPYTVCNSSLSEFGVLGFELGYSMTNPNALVCWEAQFGDFNNTAQCIIDQFISSGQAKWVRQSGLVMLQPHGLEGMGPEHSSARLERFLQMSADDPDYFPPESEEFAVRQLHDSNWIVANCSTPANYFHILRRQIALPFRKPLILMTPKSLLRHPEAKSSFDLMLENTEFLRVIPEEGVASQNPSNVKRIIFCSGKVYYDLKKARAEKKLDDKVAIVRVEQISPFPYDLVKKEAAKYANAELVWAQEEHKNQGAWTYIQPRFHTALNGTRPVLYVGRPTGASPATGSKMQHLKELKQLLDDSFDV from the exons ATGTATAAGGCAAGGACCCTATTTAGTACATTGGCGCCTTTAGCGCCACGAATGTGCAGGCCTGAAAGGTTTGCATCATGGTTGGTTCGAAGCCATCCTCTGACAAGGACCACACAGGTGATAGTTACCGAACCAATTAGAAAGTATAGCAAGGTAGCCACAGAACCTTTTCTCAATGGCAGTTCCAGCACTTATGTAGAAGAAATGTATAATGCATGGCTACAAGATCCTCATAGTGTACATGTG tctTGGGACTCATTTTTTCGCAGTAGTACTGCTGGAGCTGCACCAGGTCTTGCATATCAGGCGCCTCCTTCTCTTGCTCCAAGTCATAACCAAGTTCCATTAGGAGCATTATTACCACTTGGTGGAGGTACACAATTGAGCCAAATACCTGTTAATGAAAAGATCATTGATGATCACCTGGCTGTTCAAGCTATTATTCGTTCTTATCAG GCTCGAGGTCACTTAGTTGCTGATCTGGACCCACTGGGTATCATGCAAACAGACCTGATACATACACATTATGCAGCCCGCAAGGGATCTCCTGAACAGGTTCTGCGACAATATATGCTTG AGGAATCCGATATGGATCGTATTTTCAAGTTGCCATCCACCACTTTTATTGGTGGCAAAGAAAAATCATTGCCCCTTCGTGAAATCTTAAAAAGACTAGAAGCTGCTTACTGCGGCCACATCGGTGTGGAATTCATGTTTATCAATTCTTTGGAACAATGCAATTGGATTCGACAAAAAATGGAGACTCCTGGTATTATGGAGATGACGAATGATGAAAGAAGACTTATTTTGGCTAGATTAACTCGCGCAACTgg ATTTGAAGCATTCCTTGCACGTAAGTGGTCATCTGAGAAAAGATTTGGATTGGAAGGATGTGAAATTCTGATTCCTGCTATGAAGCAGGTAATTGATAAATCAACTGAGTTAGGAGTTGAATCTATTGTCATGGGTATGCCTCATCGTGGCCGTTTAAATGTCCTTGCTAACGTTTGTCGTAAGCCCTTGAGTCAAATATTCACTCAATTTGCGGCTCTCGAAGCAGCTGACGAT GGTTCTGGTGATGTTAAATATCATTTGGGAACATACATTGAACGTTTGAATCGAGtaacaaacaaaaacattCGTTTAGCTGTTGTGGCGAATCCATCTCATTTAGAAGCTGTTGATCCAGTAGTACAAGGAAAGACTCGTGCAGAACAATTTTATCGCGGTGATGGCGAAGGCAAGAAG GTCATGTCTATTCTTCTGCATGGTGATGCTGCATTCTGTGGGCAGGGTATTGTTTTTGAAACAATGCACTTGTCAGACTTGCCAGATTATACAACTCATGGTACTATTCATATTGTGGTGAATAATCAAATTGGATTTACTACAGATCCAAGACATTCACGATCCTCTCCATATTGTACTG ATGTTGCAAGAGTAGTGAACGCACCCATTTTCCATGTAAATTCGGATGATCCTGAGGCAGTAATGCATGTTTGTAAAGTTGCTGCAGAATGGAGAGCAACTTTCCATAAAGATGTTGTTATTGATATTGTATCATACAGACGAAATGGTCACAATGAGATTGACGAACCTATGTTTACACAGCCTTTGATGTATCGCAAAATTAGAAATACTCCACCAGTTCTAGACATATATGCCAAAAGTCTTATTGATGATAGTGTCGTTTCTCCCGAAGAAGTTAAG GATGTTAAAGATAAATATGAGAAAATTTGTGAAGAAGCATATGTCAATGCTAGACAAGAAACACATATTAAGTACAAAGATTGGTTGGATTCTCCATGGTCCGGTTTCTTTGAAGGGAAAGATCCTTTAAAAGTATCTCCTACCGGTATTAAAGAAGACACACTCATTCATATTGGAAAAAAATTCTCTTCACCACCACCCAACGCGGCTGAATTTGTGGTTCATAAAG GTATCGAACGTATTTTGAAATCTCGTATGGAAATGATAGAAGCGCGAACAGTTGATTGGGCTCTTGGAGAAGCTATGGCCTTTGGTTCTCTACTTAAAGAGGGTATTCATGTTAGATTATCAGGTCAAGATGTAGAAAGAGGAACTTTTTCACACAGACATCATGTTCTCCATCATCAAACTGTGGATAAAGCTACTTACAGACCACTGTGTTATCTTTACCCAGATCAAGCTCCATATACTGTATGCAATAGTTCTTTATCAGAGTTTGGTGTACTTG GATTTGAATTAGGTTATTCTATGACTAATCCTAATGCGCTAGTGTGCTGGGAAGCACAATTTGGTGATTTCAATAACACAGCACAGTGCATAATTGATCAATTTATCAGCAGTGGTCAAGCTAAATGGGTACGTCAGTCTGGTCTTGTAATGTTACAACCTCACGGGCTTGAGGGAATG GGACCTGAACATTCCAGTGCCCGTTTGGAACGTTTCTTGCAAATGTCTGCTGATGACCCAGATTATTTCCCTCCTGAAAGCGAAGAATTCGCTGTGCGTCAGTTACACGATAGCAATTGGATTGTAGCCAATTGTAGTACACCAGCAAATTATTTCCATATTCTAAGAAGACAGATTGCATTGCCATTTAGGAAACCTTTGATTTTAATGACACCAAAATCATTGCTTCGTCATCCAGAAGCAAAGTCTAGTTTCGATTTGATGCTGGAAAATACAGAATTTCTTAGAGTGATACCAGAAGAAGGTGTAGCCTCTCAAAATCCCAGTAATGTTAAAAGGATAATTTTCTGCTCTGGTAAAGTTTATTACGATTTAAAGAAAGCACGCGCGGAGAAGAAATTGGACGATAAAGTCGCTATTGTGAGAGTCGAACAG atttcaCCTTTCCCATACGATTTAGTTAAGAAAGAAGCCGCTAAATATGCTAATGCAGAATTAGTATGGGCTCAAGAAGAACACAAAAATCAGGGTGCATGGACATACATTCAACCTAGATTTCATACAGCTTTGAATGGAACCCGTCCTGTATT gtACGTTGGTCGCCCAACAGGTGCTTCACCCGCAACAGGAAGCAAAATGCAGCACCTCAAAGAACTAAAACAATTACTTGATGACTCCTTCGATGTTTAA